In a single window of the Methanolobus psychrophilus R15 genome:
- the cobN gene encoding cobaltochelatase — MPGALSGDNMQMKSIVVLLLSVLLLASIATPVSADELKFVANATSDENGEFILTDIPNGEYKIFGVWISGSMTRTYEQEIKVENGQPIENYVIAMASNASIDHNAILNMLDKTTISGTTITSTPKSGTAVVLAKKVTKPVLGNLRHLNVAIVTGYSSYDNELAASIERINANQNLNITASYYISTKLPDNIDLSQMDIIYIVMVTQNAPKLQDTIPQAIDNGALVIGSNTYLPESSYEVPSDFADLTAFKKYLSQYWSGGATDDENFDNLIFYLAKEYYDRTDLTVKEPTGLEGAIYHPAMTTTPVEYFTADTQEYFDWYANRTDGHAFDENAPTVGITFYKSYYPDNMEPVDKLIEGFEAKGVNVIACYGNADHSLDEYLNYSSQTKVNAVVSYLFRGNYFDIEGLGVPVMNAVINDYMNTSQWMETSTPLPVTNMLRIYRPETAGLIDPIMIAAKETIPVNNSTVEKRIVHEGQAQWLVDRTIAQANLGITDEADKKVAVIYYNHGGGKDNIGASYLEVAPSIVNLLEGMADAGYDVDGSLIPNKTELVDLMVYQGRNVGTWAPGELDALVRTGKVVLLPESTYQAWFNELPEQRKNEVIDMWGEAPGKIMVHTEDNGDRFIVIPQISLSDNVILAPQPSRGWFENYETLYHDTELPPNHQYIAFYLWMQHEFDADLMVNMGRHGTVEWLPGKDFCLLSDEWPALMVGDIPVIYPYVMDGMGEGMQAKRRGNAVIIDHLIPPVISAGLYGNYSTLSSEITSYQTSLAEDENLKQAHLQDIIDLAVELRLDEHVNMSLADSNETVDEFLDELTDVLYELRSLSMPYGLHILGEEPQGQPLVGMVNSMLGSGFAEQVAAYNNSDSAHYDLLSKVLLEGDDITDAQVQILGTTSTDIEIYLNTAIDHAQLLSEAGDEIEQVLKAMNGEYIRPNLGGDPVMRPDTLPSGSNFYAFDEQLIPTKQAWEQGKALVDQWLAEYVATNGEYPTKVGYILWAGESTRHEGIMESQLLYMMGIEPVWNPANGKVEDVKFIESSELGRPRIDVIVQISGLYRDTFPMKVHLIDKAVRLAYEQEEADVYENYVARNTNALQAVLNQTIQDDNLSLDVSLFRVFGPADGNYGTGMANAASASDTWENNTELAEFYIRRMSYVYGQNIWGQTIAEYVKQQTGRVVDIDNTVVFENNLNDTHAIFHSRSSNTYGSLDIDDFYQYMGGLYNAIKYASGTAPETYVVNLQDLSDLQIQTLQTYLANELYSRYFNPLWISGMQQHGFEGAREMESFIEHLWGWEALNPDLISDDVWNKVYENYFANAELSGWLKENNPYAYQAMVARMTETVRKGNWDASDEALKSLVAEQVRAVIDSGATCCHHTCGNMLNQAFVDGIAQALVETGQLSQSELDMYKKIMETATTETTPTTPTEKPSSSSSSSSSTGKELSIVETGSGNQTSMSEAGAGTDLDRDVSMKSPVPDNYVEGYEMTRESVTTPENSGPSISGSDIIASVFVMAGVGAIYLGFVRRRKL; from the coding sequence ATGCCCGGCGCGCTATCGGGTGATAACATGCAAATGAAAAGTATAGTGGTATTGTTATTAAGTGTATTGTTGCTGGCATCGATAGCAACACCTGTATCGGCAGATGAACTGAAGTTTGTTGCCAATGCAACCAGTGATGAGAACGGGGAATTTATTCTCACTGACATCCCAAATGGAGAGTACAAGATTTTCGGAGTATGGATCTCAGGGTCAATGACGCGCACCTACGAACAGGAAATTAAAGTCGAAAATGGCCAGCCCATAGAGAATTATGTCATTGCAATGGCAAGTAATGCCAGCATAGACCATAACGCAATCCTGAACATGCTGGACAAGACCACTATCTCAGGCACTACAATTACCAGTACTCCCAAGTCGGGAACAGCTGTTGTGCTCGCGAAAAAAGTAACTAAACCCGTACTGGGGAATCTTCGCCATTTAAATGTTGCAATCGTCACCGGTTACTCATCATACGATAACGAGCTTGCTGCTTCCATAGAAAGGATCAATGCCAATCAGAACCTGAACATCACAGCCAGTTATTATATCTCCACCAAGCTGCCCGATAATATAGACCTGAGCCAGATGGACATAATATACATAGTGATGGTTACCCAGAATGCACCAAAGCTTCAGGATACAATACCGCAGGCAATTGATAATGGTGCACTTGTCATCGGCTCCAACACCTATCTGCCTGAAAGCAGCTATGAAGTTCCTTCGGATTTTGCGGACCTGACCGCATTCAAGAAGTACCTTTCACAATACTGGTCAGGGGGAGCTACGGATGACGAGAACTTCGATAATCTCATATTCTATCTGGCAAAGGAATACTACGATCGCACAGATCTTACAGTAAAAGAACCTACAGGCCTGGAAGGCGCAATATATCATCCTGCAATGACGACAACTCCTGTAGAGTACTTTACGGCTGATACACAGGAATATTTTGACTGGTATGCAAACAGGACTGACGGGCATGCCTTTGATGAAAATGCACCGACTGTCGGGATCACATTCTATAAATCTTACTACCCTGATAACATGGAGCCTGTCGACAAGCTCATAGAAGGATTTGAGGCAAAAGGTGTCAATGTTATTGCATGTTATGGGAATGCAGATCACTCTCTGGACGAATACCTTAACTACAGCAGCCAGACAAAAGTCAATGCGGTTGTTTCCTACCTCTTCCGTGGCAATTACTTTGATATCGAGGGCCTTGGGGTCCCTGTCATGAATGCTGTCATCAACGACTACATGAACACCAGCCAGTGGATGGAAACAAGCACTCCTTTACCTGTTACAAATATGCTGAGGATATACAGACCTGAGACCGCAGGACTTATCGATCCAATCATGATCGCTGCCAAGGAAACAATCCCAGTGAATAACTCCACAGTAGAGAAGCGCATAGTCCATGAAGGACAGGCTCAGTGGCTCGTTGACCGCACCATCGCACAGGCAAATCTTGGCATCACGGATGAAGCCGATAAGAAGGTTGCCGTTATCTACTACAACCATGGAGGCGGCAAAGATAACATCGGAGCGTCATACCTTGAGGTTGCCCCGAGTATCGTGAATCTCCTAGAGGGAATGGCCGATGCAGGTTATGATGTAGACGGCAGCCTCATACCCAACAAGACAGAACTTGTGGACCTCATGGTTTACCAGGGGAGGAATGTAGGCACATGGGCACCTGGAGAACTTGATGCTCTTGTTAGGACAGGAAAAGTTGTGCTGCTGCCCGAAAGTACCTACCAGGCGTGGTTTAATGAACTTCCTGAACAAAGGAAAAACGAAGTCATTGACATGTGGGGAGAAGCACCTGGCAAGATCATGGTCCATACCGAGGACAATGGCGACAGGTTCATCGTCATTCCTCAGATCAGCCTTAGCGACAATGTTATACTTGCTCCTCAGCCATCACGTGGCTGGTTTGAAAACTACGAAACACTATACCACGACACCGAACTGCCACCGAACCACCAGTACATAGCCTTCTACCTGTGGATGCAGCACGAATTCGATGCCGATTTAATGGTGAACATGGGAAGGCACGGGACCGTTGAATGGCTGCCCGGGAAGGATTTCTGCCTGCTCAGTGATGAATGGCCTGCCCTCATGGTTGGCGATATACCGGTCATATATCCTTATGTGATGGATGGCATGGGCGAAGGTATGCAGGCAAAGCGCCGGGGCAATGCTGTAATTATCGACCACCTGATACCACCTGTGATATCTGCCGGTCTTTACGGCAATTACAGTACCCTCAGCAGTGAGATAACATCCTACCAGACCTCCCTTGCAGAGGATGAGAACCTGAAACAGGCTCATCTGCAGGACATAATTGACTTGGCCGTTGAGCTTAGGCTTGATGAACATGTCAACATGAGCCTGGCTGACAGCAACGAGACAGTTGATGAATTCCTTGATGAGCTCACGGATGTACTCTATGAACTAAGGAGCCTGTCAATGCCATACGGACTGCACATACTGGGAGAAGAGCCACAAGGCCAGCCCCTTGTGGGAATGGTCAATTCCATGCTTGGCAGCGGGTTTGCAGAACAGGTTGCAGCATATAACAATTCGGATTCCGCACATTACGACCTGCTGTCAAAGGTGCTTCTGGAAGGAGATGACATAACGGATGCACAAGTACAGATACTTGGTACCACTTCCACAGATATCGAAATATATCTGAATACTGCCATTGATCATGCACAACTGCTCTCAGAGGCCGGAGATGAGATCGAGCAGGTCCTGAAAGCCATGAACGGAGAATACATACGGCCAAACCTTGGCGGTGACCCGGTAATGCGTCCGGACACTCTTCCCTCTGGGAGCAATTTCTATGCTTTCGATGAGCAGCTCATCCCTACAAAGCAGGCATGGGAGCAGGGTAAGGCCCTTGTTGACCAATGGCTTGCAGAGTACGTGGCAACTAATGGAGAATATCCCACAAAGGTCGGATACATACTCTGGGCAGGTGAGTCCACACGTCATGAAGGCATAATGGAATCACAGCTCCTCTACATGATGGGAATAGAACCTGTATGGAACCCTGCTAACGGCAAGGTGGAGGACGTTAAGTTCATTGAATCCTCTGAGTTGGGAAGACCGCGTATCGATGTTATCGTGCAGATATCCGGCCTGTACAGGGACACGTTCCCGATGAAAGTGCATCTGATAGACAAGGCTGTAAGGCTTGCCTATGAGCAGGAAGAGGCAGACGTATATGAAAACTACGTGGCCCGGAACACGAATGCATTGCAGGCGGTTCTGAACCAGACCATACAGGATGATAACCTGTCTCTGGACGTTTCACTGTTCAGGGTATTCGGTCCGGCCGACGGGAACTATGGAACAGGCATGGCAAATGCTGCATCTGCCAGTGACACGTGGGAAAATAATACAGAACTTGCAGAGTTCTACATCAGAAGGATGAGCTACGTCTACGGCCAGAACATCTGGGGGCAGACTATCGCCGAATATGTCAAGCAACAGACCGGCAGAGTAGTGGATATCGATAACACGGTTGTCTTTGAGAATAACCTGAACGATACACATGCCATATTCCACAGCAGAAGTTCCAACACTTACGGTTCGCTTGACATTGATGATTTCTACCAGTACATGGGAGGACTGTACAATGCCATCAAATACGCCTCCGGCACCGCACCTGAGACTTATGTGGTGAACCTGCAGGATCTCAGTGACCTTCAGATACAGACGTTGCAGACCTATCTTGCTAACGAACTATATTCAAGGTATTTCAACCCCTTGTGGATAAGCGGCATGCAGCAGCATGGTTTTGAAGGCGCCAGGGAGATGGAGAGTTTCATTGAGCATCTCTGGGGATGGGAGGCACTAAACCCTGATCTCATAAGCGATGATGTCTGGAACAAAGTGTATGAGAACTACTTTGCCAATGCCGAGCTTAGCGGATGGCTGAAGGAGAACAACCCCTACGCCTACCAGGCAATGGTTGCCAGGATGACCGAAACCGTCAGGAAGGGAAACTGGGACGCTTCAGATGAAGCTTTAAAAAGCCTTGTGGCCGAGCAAGTTAGGGCAGTCATTGATAGTGGCGCCACATGTTGCCACCATACTTGTGGCAATATGCTCAACCAGGCATTTGTAGACGGAATTGCACAGGCGCTTGTTGAAACCGGACAGCTTAGCCAAAGTGAACTTGACATGTACAAGAAGATCATGGAGACAGCTACGACTGAAACGACACCTACGACTCCAACGGAGAAACCGTCCAGCTCATCTTCCAGCTCAAGCAGCACCGGAAAAGAGCTCAGCATAGTAGAAACTGGCTCAGGCAACCAGACTTCCATGAGTGAAGCAGGAGCAGGCACTGATCTTGATAGGGATGTATCGATGAAGTCTCCTGTACCGGACAACTATGTAGAAGGCTATGAGATGACAAGGGAAAGTGTCACAACGCCGGAGAACAGCGGTCCTTCAATATCCGGGTCCGACATAATCGCCTCTGTGTTCGTAATGGCAGGTGTCGGAGCAATTTACCTGGGATTTGTGAGGAGGAGGAAACTCTAA
- a CDS encoding cobaltochelatase, whose amino-acid sequence MLKTEVRHSLKPPSKTGSVLSTPSGDNMQMKIKPILVLSILLMVSLTGVATADEQKIKILYVAYSPNNALEMASQTCVYSDLIEYAYIPGYNTTTWGASDELLAAAQSGLLFDQDIIFCDMLSSKVYTEINDSFHQAHENGISVLSIRSSGTPSYFNYVSDGKQDDAICNYYNNMGTSGKGLENAENLLIYLAKEYGNKTEITDSWGASSSNANEFLFVLGTDFNKDALIDAASVTDIDLQLNITILSTNEVPDDFDFTEYAIIFIESQDEALVNDVWRTSINAARGAGAKVIGYNLSQNITLANVDIYSEEYTNIERFWIQGGQTNMENMLRFMGQKFAGVWTNKAYTPEIVHPKVNVTYIINSDSSLYYMNLVISQRDVITDLFNVKVMSGQEAMNSSVDLSEEDVVILYMVGANEFPLLKDDLIAAKDNGAHIGMFGMLADSYGIATFDVLNPPHSAMATYLYNSGYENMENWIRCVGATLEDVYIQYAPAAPPSIPDDGIYHPDAFPRIFDNSAEYLEWYASHGYNPSAPTIGIIGGRLGKTTRDYNTEDTLIRNIESRGYNVIYTTYKVCEADVDYITMDGEVLVDSLISLKGFYLNYNDHEKGVEYLKDYNVPVIKGIMDYYYTPDQYIAGLHGLSPTSIPYQVTQPEIDGLTDCIWIAGRVKDPVTGQYYYEPIDEQVDWICDRAIAWAELGKKENADKKISVIYYNHEGGKNNIGASYLDIGSSFTILLDQMRAVGYDIGNGDIPTGGEFIELFITSRNVGTWAPEELEKVVDSGMVTMMPVDEYLTWYNTLPASVRDHVESRWGEAPGNVMVYENASGKYFVIPTIQMGNVNFIPQPTRAGLSDESIIYHDKELPPTHQYLATYFWINNVYDADAMIHFGTHGTQEWLPGKEVGLWRYDYPSIMVAETPVIYPYIMDNVGEGTQAKRRGNAVIIDHLTPAITEAGLYGELAEIHEKIHNYKDAKSKSETAMMALYRNRTIELYDSISLEDDLEVTSAELQAMTDDEFEYFLDAVLHDYLHELQSTLMPLGLHIFGVAPQDNKLVSMVKSMLGNTLTENIFNVLPKTEGGEENWDDEEDWENQADAYALDLLNSTILNGTNVSDAQYDILGQDYENITANLNTALVYADNLGRTTQEIGQTLRALNAEYIEPGPGNDPIRNPEALPTGRNFYSFDQRAFPDTETEAMGVILAEQTLKVYQSEHNGTYPNKVSYILWSVETMRHRGLMEAQIYAMLGVKPTRSSDRITGFTVIPQEEMTHPRIDVLLIPSGLYRDTFPYQLELMDTAIRQVAKLNESNETNYVRWNSLKIEQALLESGYNESTAHYVSQSRIFSEAPGTYGTGMSEAAAASDTWEDDSVLAELFISRMSNIYGKDAWGVSYETVFRMNLMDVDAAIHSDSSNLYGLIDNDDYYSYLGGLALAVRSLIGENPSMYVADLKSTANPQVVTLSEAFRNELRARYLNPSWISGMMEFDYPGAREMMKFVEYMWGWDAMTPDLVKDSDWNQIYDVYVTDKYDLGLDEYFKDNPYQYQSMTGRMLETARKGYWDASDEVIQSLVKEYVESVVASGVTCCHHTCGNPLLDNYVRGVMTTTGVVDVSTAKEYERLIQEATKRESTPVTEESTTRKGSSSTGTDLKVVESGSGSTNQTMMSESGAGMDTNTPVQDSAMSTPDNYVEGYEMTRESVTTPDNSGPSFSGSDIIASVLVLAGVGAIYMGFWKRRKM is encoded by the coding sequence ATGCTCAAAACAGAAGTAAGACACTCCCTCAAGCCGCCAAGCAAAACAGGGAGTGTCCTGAGCACGCCATCAGGTGATAACATGCAGATGAAAATAAAACCCATATTGGTATTAAGTATATTGTTGATGGTTTCACTAACAGGTGTTGCCACTGCAGATGAACAGAAGATAAAGATATTGTATGTAGCATACAGCCCAAACAATGCTCTGGAAATGGCCAGCCAGACGTGTGTGTATAGTGATCTTATAGAATATGCATACATACCTGGCTACAACACGACAACATGGGGTGCCAGCGATGAACTGCTTGCTGCAGCTCAGAGCGGTTTGCTATTTGACCAAGACATCATATTCTGTGATATGCTCTCATCTAAGGTGTACACCGAGATCAATGATAGCTTTCACCAGGCTCATGAAAATGGCATCTCTGTGCTGAGTATACGCTCAAGCGGCACGCCTTCGTATTTCAACTACGTTTCCGATGGTAAGCAGGACGATGCGATATGCAACTATTACAACAACATGGGTACTTCGGGTAAGGGGCTTGAGAATGCGGAGAACCTGCTGATATACCTGGCAAAGGAATACGGCAACAAAACTGAAATCACTGACAGCTGGGGTGCTTCCAGTAGCAATGCCAATGAATTCCTGTTTGTCCTTGGTACTGACTTCAACAAGGATGCACTAATAGATGCTGCATCAGTCACCGATATAGATTTGCAACTCAACATAACCATTCTTTCCACAAATGAGGTGCCTGATGACTTTGATTTCACAGAATATGCAATCATATTCATTGAGTCACAAGATGAAGCTCTTGTCAATGATGTCTGGAGAACCAGCATCAATGCTGCAAGAGGTGCCGGTGCAAAGGTAATCGGTTACAACCTTTCACAGAACATTACCCTAGCGAATGTGGACATCTATTCTGAAGAATACACTAATATTGAAAGGTTCTGGATACAGGGTGGACAAACGAACATGGAGAACATGCTCAGGTTCATGGGTCAGAAATTCGCAGGCGTGTGGACTAACAAGGCCTATACACCGGAGATAGTACATCCAAAGGTGAATGTGACCTATATCATCAACTCCGATTCAAGCCTGTATTATATGAATCTCGTCATCTCTCAGAGGGATGTCATCACCGATCTTTTCAATGTAAAGGTTATGAGCGGGCAGGAGGCAATGAACAGTTCTGTAGACCTTTCAGAGGAGGATGTTGTAATACTTTACATGGTTGGAGCCAATGAATTCCCCCTGCTGAAGGATGATCTTATCGCTGCAAAGGACAATGGAGCCCACATAGGTATGTTCGGCATGCTGGCGGATTCCTACGGCATCGCGACTTTCGATGTGCTGAACCCGCCTCACAGCGCAATGGCGACATACCTGTATAACAGTGGATATGAGAACATGGAAAACTGGATCCGCTGTGTCGGTGCGACCCTTGAGGATGTCTACATACAATATGCACCTGCTGCTCCTCCTTCCATCCCCGATGACGGTATCTATCATCCTGATGCCTTCCCAAGGATCTTCGATAACAGCGCTGAATACCTGGAATGGTATGCGAGCCATGGATACAACCCCTCTGCACCCACCATAGGCATAATTGGTGGCAGACTGGGTAAGACTACCCGAGATTACAATACAGAGGATACACTGATAAGGAACATCGAGTCCAGGGGTTACAATGTCATCTACACTACCTACAAAGTGTGTGAGGCAGATGTGGACTACATTACTATGGATGGCGAGGTGCTTGTTGATTCCCTCATAAGCCTGAAGGGATTCTACCTTAACTACAATGACCATGAAAAGGGTGTAGAGTACCTTAAGGACTACAACGTCCCGGTAATAAAAGGAATAATGGATTACTACTACACGCCTGACCAATACATTGCCGGATTACATGGACTGAGCCCGACATCTATTCCCTACCAAGTCACACAACCGGAGATAGACGGACTGACCGACTGCATATGGATTGCCGGAAGGGTGAAAGATCCGGTTACAGGACAGTATTACTACGAGCCTATTGATGAACAGGTGGACTGGATCTGCGACCGTGCCATTGCATGGGCTGAACTTGGAAAGAAAGAGAATGCTGACAAAAAGATCAGTGTAATCTACTACAACCACGAGGGAGGAAAGAACAATATCGGCGCAAGCTATCTGGATATTGGTTCCAGTTTCACTATACTGCTCGACCAGATGCGGGCCGTAGGCTATGATATAGGCAACGGCGACATTCCAACCGGAGGCGAATTCATCGAACTGTTCATAACCAGCAGGAATGTGGGTACATGGGCACCGGAAGAACTGGAGAAGGTAGTGGACTCAGGCATGGTCACCATGATGCCAGTGGATGAATACCTTACATGGTACAACACTTTGCCGGCATCCGTCAGGGACCATGTGGAATCCAGATGGGGAGAGGCACCAGGCAATGTCATGGTTTATGAGAATGCCAGCGGGAAGTATTTTGTTATACCGACCATACAGATGGGCAATGTCAATTTCATACCGCAGCCCACCAGAGCCGGCCTCTCGGATGAATCCATAATATACCACGACAAGGAACTGCCCCCTACCCATCAGTACCTTGCAACGTACTTCTGGATAAACAACGTATATGATGCGGATGCCATGATCCACTTCGGTACGCACGGCACACAGGAATGGCTCCCCGGAAAAGAGGTAGGGCTCTGGAGATACGACTATCCGTCCATCATGGTTGCTGAAACACCTGTGATATATCCATACATAATGGACAACGTAGGAGAAGGTACCCAGGCCAAGCGCCGCGGAAATGCTGTCATTATAGACCACCTGACCCCTGCAATTACGGAGGCAGGCCTTTACGGGGAACTTGCAGAAATCCATGAAAAGATCCATAATTATAAAGATGCAAAGTCAAAAAGTGAAACTGCAATGATGGCACTTTATCGCAACCGTACGATAGAGCTGTATGATTCTATCAGCCTTGAGGATGACCTTGAGGTCACATCCGCTGAACTGCAGGCCATGACCGACGACGAGTTTGAGTACTTCCTTGATGCAGTGCTTCACGACTACCTGCATGAACTCCAGTCTACGCTCATGCCGCTTGGACTTCATATATTCGGAGTTGCACCGCAAGATAACAAACTTGTCAGCATGGTAAAATCCATGCTTGGTAATACCCTTACAGAGAATATCTTCAACGTACTCCCGAAAACAGAAGGTGGTGAAGAGAATTGGGATGATGAAGAGGATTGGGAAAATCAGGCCGATGCTTATGCACTGGATCTTCTGAATTCAACAATACTGAACGGAACAAATGTTTCTGATGCACAGTATGACATCCTCGGCCAGGATTATGAGAACATTACTGCAAACCTGAACACGGCGCTTGTTTATGCAGATAACCTTGGCAGGACAACACAGGAAATAGGCCAGACCCTCCGTGCCCTCAATGCAGAATATATAGAGCCAGGTCCGGGAAACGACCCCATACGCAACCCTGAAGCACTACCAACAGGCCGGAACTTCTACAGCTTTGACCAGAGAGCGTTCCCTGATACAGAAACAGAAGCCATGGGAGTGATCCTTGCCGAACAGACGCTGAAGGTATACCAATCTGAACACAACGGAACATACCCTAACAAAGTAAGCTACATACTGTGGTCTGTGGAAACCATGCGCCACAGGGGACTGATGGAAGCACAGATATATGCAATGCTTGGTGTCAAGCCAACCAGAAGTTCCGACAGGATCACCGGTTTTACTGTGATCCCGCAGGAGGAGATGACACATCCGAGGATAGATGTGCTGCTCATACCATCCGGACTCTATCGTGATACCTTCCCATATCAGCTGGAATTGATGGATACTGCCATCAGGCAGGTTGCTAAGCTCAATGAATCCAATGAGACGAACTACGTAAGATGGAATTCACTAAAAATAGAACAGGCATTGCTGGAAAGCGGCTATAACGAAAGCACTGCGCACTACGTTTCACAATCAAGGATATTTAGCGAGGCTCCCGGAACTTACGGAACAGGCATGTCTGAAGCTGCCGCAGCAAGTGACACCTGGGAAGACGATTCAGTTCTTGCAGAACTCTTCATATCCAGAATGTCCAACATATACGGCAAAGATGCATGGGGCGTCAGTTATGAGACTGTGTTCAGGATGAACCTGATGGATGTGGATGCAGCAATCCATAGTGATAGCTCTAACCTGTACGGCCTTATTGACAACGACGACTACTACTCTTATCTGGGAGGACTTGCACTTGCTGTGAGGTCACTTATAGGAGAGAATCCGAGCATGTACGTTGCTGATCTTAAGAGTACAGCTAATCCACAGGTTGTCACGCTTTCTGAAGCCTTCAGGAATGAGCTGCGTGCAAGGTATCTCAACCCGAGCTGGATATCCGGAATGATGGAATTTGATTATCCCGGTGCAAGGGAGATGATGAAATTCGTGGAGTACATGTGGGGCTGGGACGCGATGACACCGGACCTTGTAAAAGACTCGGACTGGAACCAGATATATGATGTCTATGTGACTGACAAGTACGACCTGGGCCTTGATGAATACTTCAAGGACAATCCTTACCAGTACCAATCCATGACTGGAAGGATGCTGGAAACGGCACGCAAGGGCTACTGGGATGCTTCAGATGAAGTGATCCAGAGCCTTGTAAAAGAGTATGTCGAATCTGTTGTCGCCAGCGGTGTCACCTGCTGCCACCACACCTGCGGCAATCCGTTGCTGGATAATTATGTACGCGGTGTGATGACAACTACGGGTGTTGTTGACGTGTCAACTGCAAAGGAGTATGAGAGGCTCATTCAGGAAGCGACAAAGAGGGAAAGTACCCCTGTCACAGAAGAAAGCACCACTCGTAAGGGCAGCAGTTCTACAGGCACCGACCTGAAGGTAGTCGAGTCGGGTTCCGGTTCAACGAACCAGACAATGATGAGTGAATCCGGCGCGGGAATGGACACAAACACACCCGTACAGGACTCTGCAATGTCAACACCTGACAACTACGTGGAAGGCTATGAGATGACAAGGGAGAGTGTAACAACGCCGGATAACAGCGGACCCTCGTTCTCAGGCTCTGACATAATAGCTTCAGTACTGGTATTGGCCGGTGTCGGAGCCATCTACATGGGATTCTGGAAAAGGAGGAAAATGTAA